One window of the Esox lucius isolate fEsoLuc1 chromosome 8, fEsoLuc1.pri, whole genome shotgun sequence genome contains the following:
- the LOC105029307 gene encoding disabled homolog 2 isoform X1 encodes MRQRADRSDIFNRLVNSSEQHIIMETDQESGKAAASCPAASQNPLKTGWQSSSKRGTSVTNPPCDVTCRFQGDGVRYKAKLIGMDFVPVAQGEKTCLDSMMKLKGQEVAARNQGRHKQRVWLKVTAAAVTILDERTGLVIHSHEPGNIHSLTKDEYDPRALSYIYNDEGTHVLFYIKMANLADPVLDDIKEVCQSSITQGDQVTEVNNSLANSSALLLFDEKLASPKALDDMDQFSPIPASPSDQQQQISSKDELRDIFSVSSQNPCMNQQGPPLFPTKTSTVSHKDLHCFPQGLPLFPSAPQKFPTLPGLPVAVTPFTSLVSVPWVQQGPRPTLLPSSNGPWGGPAVWLSQPGMTGWTSGAGGMMPNGVPPMGVISQPGRLWGQNTLSSPISSAPTYTSYATERHQQPVSPTSYMSYGTEGHQQPVSPTSYMSYGTEGHQQPVSPTSYMSYGTEGHQQPVSPTSYMSDGTEGHQQPVSPTSYSKPAER; translated from the exons ATGAGGCAAAGAGCAGACAGGAGTGACATATTCAACAG ATTGGTAAACAGTAGCGAGCAGCACATCATTATGGAGACGGACCAAGAGTCTGGCAAGGCAGCTGCAAGCTGTCCAGCAGCGAGCCAAAATCCTCTCAAGACTGGCTGGCAGTCCTCCAGCAAGAGAG GAACCTCTGTGACCAACCCGCCATGTGATGTGACTTGTCGTTTCCAAGGGGACGGGGTTCGctacaaggccaagttgattGGCATGGACTTCGTCCCAGTGGCCCAGGGAGAAAAGACATGCTTGGACTCCATGATGAAACTCAAG GGTCAGGAGGTGGCGGCCAGGAACCAGGGACGGCATAAGCAAAGGGTGTGGCTAAAGGTGACTGCTGCCGCGGTGACAATTTTGGACGAGAGGACCGGG CTGGTGATACATTCCCATGAACCTGGGAACATACACTCCCTGACAAAGGACGAGTACGACCCTAGAGCCCTATCCTACATCTATAATGATGAAGGCACCCACGTTCTGTTCTACATCAAGATGGCCAATTTG GCAGACCCTGTTCTTGACGACATCAAAGAAGTCTGCCAAAGCTCAATAACACAAGGAGACCAAGTCACTGAGGTCAATAATTCATTAGCA AATTCTTCTGCCTTACTGCTATTTGATGAGAAGCTTGCTTCTCCTAAG GCCCTTGATGATATGGACCAGTTCAGTCCAATTCCTGCCTCTCCATCAGACCAACAACAGCAG ATCTCATCCAAGGATGAGCTGAGGGACATATTCTCCGTCAGCAGTCAAAATCCTTGCATGAATCAACAAG GACCTCCACTGTTTCCGACAAAGACCTCCACTGTTTCCCACAAGGACCTCCACTGTTTCCCTCAAGGACTTCCACTGTTTCCATCAGCTCCTCAGAAATTCCCCACCCTACCTGGTCTGCCAGTCGCTGTGACACCATTCACCTCACTCGTCTCCGTACCGTGGGTCCAGCAGGGGCCCCGGCCAACCCTCTTGCCCAGTTCCAATGGCCCCTGGGGGGGCCCAGCCGTCTGGCTTTCCCAGCCTGGTATGACGGGATGGACCAGTGGAGCGGGTGGCATGATGCCGAATGGAGTCCCTCCAATGGGAGTAATCTCCCAACCTGGGAGGTTGTGGGGACAGAACACACTGAGCTCTCCCATCTCTTCTGCCCCCACCTACACATCCTATGCTACAGAGCGACACCAGCAGCCAGTCTCTCCAACCAGCTACATGTCCTATGGGACAGAGGGACACCAGCAGCCAGTCTCTCCAACCAGCTACATGTCCTATGGGACAGAGGGACACCAGCAGCCAGTCTCTCCAACCAGCTACATGTCCTATGGGACAGAGGGACACCAGCAGCCAGTCTCTCCAACCAGCTACATGTCCGATGGGACAGAGGGACACCAGCAGCCAGTCTCTCCAACTAGCTACAGCAAGCCAGCCGAAAGATAA
- the LOC105029307 gene encoding disabled homolog 2 isoform X4 has product MRQRADRSDIFNRLVNSSEQHIIMETDQESGKAAASCPAASQNPLKTGWQSSSKRGTSVTNPPCDVTCRFQGDGVRYKAKLIGMDFVPVAQGEKTCLDSMMKLKGQEVAARNQGRHKQRVWLKVTAAAVTILDERTGLVIHSHEPGNIHSLTKDEYDPRALSYIYNDEGTHVLFYIKMANLADPVLDDIKEVCQSSITQGDQVTEVNNSLANSSALLLFDEKLASPKALDDMDQFSPIPASPSDQQQQISSKDELRDIFSVSSQNPCMNQQGPPLFPTKTSTVSHKDLHCFPQGLPLFPSAPQKFPTLPGLPVAVTPFTSLVSVPWVQQGPRPTLLPSSNGPWGGPAVWLSQPGMTGWTSGAGGMMPNGVPPMGVISQPGRLWGQNTLSSPISSAPTYTSYATERHQQPVSPTSYMSYGTEGHQQPVSPTSYMSYGTEGHQQPVSPTSYMSDGTEGHQQPVSPTSYSKPAER; this is encoded by the exons ATGAGGCAAAGAGCAGACAGGAGTGACATATTCAACAG ATTGGTAAACAGTAGCGAGCAGCACATCATTATGGAGACGGACCAAGAGTCTGGCAAGGCAGCTGCAAGCTGTCCAGCAGCGAGCCAAAATCCTCTCAAGACTGGCTGGCAGTCCTCCAGCAAGAGAG GAACCTCTGTGACCAACCCGCCATGTGATGTGACTTGTCGTTTCCAAGGGGACGGGGTTCGctacaaggccaagttgattGGCATGGACTTCGTCCCAGTGGCCCAGGGAGAAAAGACATGCTTGGACTCCATGATGAAACTCAAG GGTCAGGAGGTGGCGGCCAGGAACCAGGGACGGCATAAGCAAAGGGTGTGGCTAAAGGTGACTGCTGCCGCGGTGACAATTTTGGACGAGAGGACCGGG CTGGTGATACATTCCCATGAACCTGGGAACATACACTCCCTGACAAAGGACGAGTACGACCCTAGAGCCCTATCCTACATCTATAATGATGAAGGCACCCACGTTCTGTTCTACATCAAGATGGCCAATTTG GCAGACCCTGTTCTTGACGACATCAAAGAAGTCTGCCAAAGCTCAATAACACAAGGAGACCAAGTCACTGAGGTCAATAATTCATTAGCA AATTCTTCTGCCTTACTGCTATTTGATGAGAAGCTTGCTTCTCCTAAG GCCCTTGATGATATGGACCAGTTCAGTCCAATTCCTGCCTCTCCATCAGACCAACAACAGCAG ATCTCATCCAAGGATGAGCTGAGGGACATATTCTCCGTCAGCAGTCAAAATCCTTGCATGAATCAACAAG GACCTCCACTGTTTCCGACAAAGACCTCCACTGTTTCCCACAAGGACCTCCACTGTTTCCCTCAAGGACTTCCACTGTTTCCATCAGCTCCTCAGAAATTCCCCACCCTACCTGGTCTGCCAGTCGCTGTGACACCATTCACCTCACTCGTCTCCGTACCGTGGGTCCAGCAGGGGCCCCGGCCAACCCTCTTGCCCAGTTCCAATGGCCCCTGGGGGGGCCCAGCCGTCTGGCTTTCCCAGCCTGGTATGACGGGATGGACCAGTGGAGCGGGTGGCATGATGCCGAATGGAGTCCCTCCAATGGGAGTAATCTCCCAACCTGGGAGGTTGTGGGGACAGAACACACTGAGCTCTCCCATCTCTTCTGCCCCCACCTACACATCCTATGCTACAGAGCGACACCAGCAGCCAGTCTCTCCAACCAGCTACATGTCCTATGGGACAGAGGGACACCAGCAGCCAGTCTCTCCAACCAGCTACATGTCCTATGGGACAGAGGGACACCAGCAGCCAGTCTCTCCAACCAGCTAC ATGTCCGATGGGACAGAGGGACACCAGCAGCCAGTCTCTCCAACTAGCTACAGCAAGCCAGCCGAAAGATAA
- the LOC105029307 gene encoding disabled homolog 2 isoform X2 translates to MRQRADRSDIFNRLVNSSEQHIIMETDQESGKAAASCPAASQNPLKTGWQSSSKRGTSVTNPPCDVTCRFQGDGVRYKAKLIGMDFVPVAQGEKTCLDSMMKLKGQEVAARNQGRHKQRVWLKVTAAAVTILDERTGLVIHSHEPGNIHSLTKDEYDPRALSYIYNDEGTHVLFYIKMANLADPVLDDIKEVCQSSITQGDQVTENSSALLLFDEKLASPKALDDMDQFSPIPASPSDQQQQISSKDELRDIFSVSSQNPCMNQQGPPLFPTKTSTVSHKDLHCFPQGLPLFPSAPQKFPTLPGLPVAVTPFTSLVSVPWVQQGPRPTLLPSSNGPWGGPAVWLSQPGMTGWTSGAGGMMPNGVPPMGVISQPGRLWGQNTLSSPISSAPTYTSYATERHQQPVSPTSYMSYGTEGHQQPVSPTSYMSYGTEGHQQPVSPTSYMSYGTEGHQQPVSPTSYMSDGTEGHQQPVSPTSYSKPAER, encoded by the exons ATGAGGCAAAGAGCAGACAGGAGTGACATATTCAACAG ATTGGTAAACAGTAGCGAGCAGCACATCATTATGGAGACGGACCAAGAGTCTGGCAAGGCAGCTGCAAGCTGTCCAGCAGCGAGCCAAAATCCTCTCAAGACTGGCTGGCAGTCCTCCAGCAAGAGAG GAACCTCTGTGACCAACCCGCCATGTGATGTGACTTGTCGTTTCCAAGGGGACGGGGTTCGctacaaggccaagttgattGGCATGGACTTCGTCCCAGTGGCCCAGGGAGAAAAGACATGCTTGGACTCCATGATGAAACTCAAG GGTCAGGAGGTGGCGGCCAGGAACCAGGGACGGCATAAGCAAAGGGTGTGGCTAAAGGTGACTGCTGCCGCGGTGACAATTTTGGACGAGAGGACCGGG CTGGTGATACATTCCCATGAACCTGGGAACATACACTCCCTGACAAAGGACGAGTACGACCCTAGAGCCCTATCCTACATCTATAATGATGAAGGCACCCACGTTCTGTTCTACATCAAGATGGCCAATTTG GCAGACCCTGTTCTTGACGACATCAAAGAAGTCTGCCAAAGCTCAATAACACAAGGAGACCAAGTCACTGAG AATTCTTCTGCCTTACTGCTATTTGATGAGAAGCTTGCTTCTCCTAAG GCCCTTGATGATATGGACCAGTTCAGTCCAATTCCTGCCTCTCCATCAGACCAACAACAGCAG ATCTCATCCAAGGATGAGCTGAGGGACATATTCTCCGTCAGCAGTCAAAATCCTTGCATGAATCAACAAG GACCTCCACTGTTTCCGACAAAGACCTCCACTGTTTCCCACAAGGACCTCCACTGTTTCCCTCAAGGACTTCCACTGTTTCCATCAGCTCCTCAGAAATTCCCCACCCTACCTGGTCTGCCAGTCGCTGTGACACCATTCACCTCACTCGTCTCCGTACCGTGGGTCCAGCAGGGGCCCCGGCCAACCCTCTTGCCCAGTTCCAATGGCCCCTGGGGGGGCCCAGCCGTCTGGCTTTCCCAGCCTGGTATGACGGGATGGACCAGTGGAGCGGGTGGCATGATGCCGAATGGAGTCCCTCCAATGGGAGTAATCTCCCAACCTGGGAGGTTGTGGGGACAGAACACACTGAGCTCTCCCATCTCTTCTGCCCCCACCTACACATCCTATGCTACAGAGCGACACCAGCAGCCAGTCTCTCCAACCAGCTACATGTCCTATGGGACAGAGGGACACCAGCAGCCAGTCTCTCCAACCAGCTACATGTCCTATGGGACAGAGGGACACCAGCAGCCAGTCTCTCCAACCAGCTACATGTCCTATGGGACAGAGGGACACCAGCAGCCAGTCTCTCCAACCAGCTACATGTCCGATGGGACAGAGGGACACCAGCAGCCAGTCTCTCCAACTAGCTACAGCAAGCCAGCCGAAAGATAA
- the LOC105029307 gene encoding uncharacterized protein LOC105029307 isoform X6, with the protein MRQRADRSDIFNRLVNSSEQHIIMETDQESGKAAASCPAASQNPLKTGWQSSSKRGTSVTNPPCDVTCRFQGDGVRYKAKLIGMDFVPVAQGEKTCLDSMMKLKGQEVAARNQGRHKQRVWLKVTAAAVTILDERTGNSSALLLFDEKLASPKALDDMDQFSPIPASPSDQQQQISSKDELRDIFSVSSQNPCMNQQGPPLFPTKTSTVSHKDLHCFPQGLPLFPSAPQKFPTLPGLPVAVTPFTSLVSVPWVQQGPRPTLLPSSNGPWGGPAVWLSQPGMTGWTSGAGGMMPNGVPPMGVISQPGRLWGQNTLSSPISSAPTYTSYATERHQQPVSPTSYMSYGTEGHQQPVSPTSYMSYGTEGHQQPVSPTSYMSYGTEGHQQPVSPTSYMSDGTEGHQQPVSPTSYSKPAER; encoded by the exons ATGAGGCAAAGAGCAGACAGGAGTGACATATTCAACAG ATTGGTAAACAGTAGCGAGCAGCACATCATTATGGAGACGGACCAAGAGTCTGGCAAGGCAGCTGCAAGCTGTCCAGCAGCGAGCCAAAATCCTCTCAAGACTGGCTGGCAGTCCTCCAGCAAGAGAG GAACCTCTGTGACCAACCCGCCATGTGATGTGACTTGTCGTTTCCAAGGGGACGGGGTTCGctacaaggccaagttgattGGCATGGACTTCGTCCCAGTGGCCCAGGGAGAAAAGACATGCTTGGACTCCATGATGAAACTCAAG GGTCAGGAGGTGGCGGCCAGGAACCAGGGACGGCATAAGCAAAGGGTGTGGCTAAAGGTGACTGCTGCCGCGGTGACAATTTTGGACGAGAGGACCGGG AATTCTTCTGCCTTACTGCTATTTGATGAGAAGCTTGCTTCTCCTAAG GCCCTTGATGATATGGACCAGTTCAGTCCAATTCCTGCCTCTCCATCAGACCAACAACAGCAG ATCTCATCCAAGGATGAGCTGAGGGACATATTCTCCGTCAGCAGTCAAAATCCTTGCATGAATCAACAAG GACCTCCACTGTTTCCGACAAAGACCTCCACTGTTTCCCACAAGGACCTCCACTGTTTCCCTCAAGGACTTCCACTGTTTCCATCAGCTCCTCAGAAATTCCCCACCCTACCTGGTCTGCCAGTCGCTGTGACACCATTCACCTCACTCGTCTCCGTACCGTGGGTCCAGCAGGGGCCCCGGCCAACCCTCTTGCCCAGTTCCAATGGCCCCTGGGGGGGCCCAGCCGTCTGGCTTTCCCAGCCTGGTATGACGGGATGGACCAGTGGAGCGGGTGGCATGATGCCGAATGGAGTCCCTCCAATGGGAGTAATCTCCCAACCTGGGAGGTTGTGGGGACAGAACACACTGAGCTCTCCCATCTCTTCTGCCCCCACCTACACATCCTATGCTACAGAGCGACACCAGCAGCCAGTCTCTCCAACCAGCTACATGTCCTATGGGACAGAGGGACACCAGCAGCCAGTCTCTCCAACCAGCTACATGTCCTATGGGACAGAGGGACACCAGCAGCCAGTCTCTCCAACCAGCTACATGTCCTATGGGACAGAGGGACACCAGCAGCCAGTCTCTCCAACCAGCTACATGTCCGATGGGACAGAGGGACACCAGCAGCCAGTCTCTCCAACTAGCTACAGCAAGCCAGCCGAAAGATAA
- the LOC105029307 gene encoding disabled homolog 2 isoform X3, whose amino-acid sequence MRQRADRSDIFNRLVNSSEQHIIMETDQESGKAAASCPAASQNPLKTGWQSSSKRGTSVTNPPCDVTCRFQGDGVRYKAKLIGMDFVPVAQGEKTCLDSMMKLKGQEVAARNQGRHKQRVWLKVTAAAVTILDERTGLVIHSHEPGNIHSLTKDEYDPRALSYIYNDEGTHVLFYIKMANLADPVLDDIKEVCQSSITQGDQVTEVNNSLANSSALLLFDEKLASPKALDDMDQFSPIPASPSDQQQQISSKDELRDIFSVSSQNPCMNQQDLHCFPQGPPLFPSRTSTVSISSSEIPHPTWSASRCDTIHLTRLRTVGPAGAPANPLAQFQWPLGGPSRLAFPAWYDGMDQWSGWHDAEWSPSNGSNLPTWEVVGTEHTELSHLFCPHLHILCYRATPAASLSNQLHVLWDRGTPAASLSNQLHVLWDRGTPAASLSNQLHVLWDRGTPAASLSNQLHVRWDRGTPAASLSN is encoded by the exons ATGAGGCAAAGAGCAGACAGGAGTGACATATTCAACAG ATTGGTAAACAGTAGCGAGCAGCACATCATTATGGAGACGGACCAAGAGTCTGGCAAGGCAGCTGCAAGCTGTCCAGCAGCGAGCCAAAATCCTCTCAAGACTGGCTGGCAGTCCTCCAGCAAGAGAG GAACCTCTGTGACCAACCCGCCATGTGATGTGACTTGTCGTTTCCAAGGGGACGGGGTTCGctacaaggccaagttgattGGCATGGACTTCGTCCCAGTGGCCCAGGGAGAAAAGACATGCTTGGACTCCATGATGAAACTCAAG GGTCAGGAGGTGGCGGCCAGGAACCAGGGACGGCATAAGCAAAGGGTGTGGCTAAAGGTGACTGCTGCCGCGGTGACAATTTTGGACGAGAGGACCGGG CTGGTGATACATTCCCATGAACCTGGGAACATACACTCCCTGACAAAGGACGAGTACGACCCTAGAGCCCTATCCTACATCTATAATGATGAAGGCACCCACGTTCTGTTCTACATCAAGATGGCCAATTTG GCAGACCCTGTTCTTGACGACATCAAAGAAGTCTGCCAAAGCTCAATAACACAAGGAGACCAAGTCACTGAGGTCAATAATTCATTAGCA AATTCTTCTGCCTTACTGCTATTTGATGAGAAGCTTGCTTCTCCTAAG GCCCTTGATGATATGGACCAGTTCAGTCCAATTCCTGCCTCTCCATCAGACCAACAACAGCAG ATCTCATCCAAGGATGAGCTGAGGGACATATTCTCCGTCAGCAGTCAAAATCCTTGCATGAATCAACAAG ACCTCCACTGTTTCCCACAAGGACCTCCACTGTTTCCCTCAAGGACTTCCACTGTTTCCATCAGCTCCTCAGAAATTCCCCACCCTACCTGGTCTGCCAGTCGCTGTGACACCATTCACCTCACTCGTCTCCGTACCGTGGGTCCAGCAGGGGCCCCGGCCAACCCTCTTGCCCAGTTCCAATGGCCCCTGGGGGGGCCCAGCCGTCTGGCTTTCCCAGCCTGGTATGACGGGATGGACCAGTGGAGCGGGTGGCATGATGCCGAATGGAGTCCCTCCAATGGGAGTAATCTCCCAACCTGGGAGGTTGTGGGGACAGAACACACTGAGCTCTCCCATCTCTTCTGCCCCCACCTACACATCCTATGCTACAGAGCGACACCAGCAGCCAGTCTCTCCAACCAGCTACATGTCCTATGGGACAGAGGGACACCAGCAGCCAGTCTCTCCAACCAGCTACATGTCCTATGGGACAGAGGGACACCAGCAGCCAGTCTCTCCAACCAGCTACATGTCCTATGGGACAGAGGGACACCAGCAGCCAGTCTCTCCAACCAGCTACATGTCCGATGGGACAGAGGGACACCAGCAGCCAGTCTCTCCAACTAG
- the LOC105029307 gene encoding disabled homolog 2 isoform X5 gives MRQRADRSDIFNRLVNSSEQHIIMETDQESGKAAASCPAASQNPLKTGWQSSSKRGTSVTNPPCDVTCRFQGDGVRYKAKLIGMDFVPVAQGEKTCLDSMMKLKGQEVAARNQGRHKQRVWLKVTAAAVTILDERTGLVIHSHEPGNIHSLTKDEYDPRALSYIYNDEGTHVLFYIKMANLADPVLDDIKEVCQSSITQGDQVTEVNNSLANSSALLLFDEKLASPKALDDMDQFSPIPASPSDQQQQISSKDELRDIFSVSSQNPCMNQQDLHCFPQGPPLFPSRTSTVSISSSEIPHPTWSASRCDTIHLTRLRTVGPAGAPANPLAQFQWPLGGPSRLAFPAWYDGMDQWSGWHDAEWSPSNGSNLPTWEVVGTEHTELSHLFCPHLHILCYRATPAASLSNQLHVLWDRGTPAASLSNQLHVLWDRGTPAASLSNQLHVRWDRGTPAASLSN, from the exons ATGAGGCAAAGAGCAGACAGGAGTGACATATTCAACAG ATTGGTAAACAGTAGCGAGCAGCACATCATTATGGAGACGGACCAAGAGTCTGGCAAGGCAGCTGCAAGCTGTCCAGCAGCGAGCCAAAATCCTCTCAAGACTGGCTGGCAGTCCTCCAGCAAGAGAG GAACCTCTGTGACCAACCCGCCATGTGATGTGACTTGTCGTTTCCAAGGGGACGGGGTTCGctacaaggccaagttgattGGCATGGACTTCGTCCCAGTGGCCCAGGGAGAAAAGACATGCTTGGACTCCATGATGAAACTCAAG GGTCAGGAGGTGGCGGCCAGGAACCAGGGACGGCATAAGCAAAGGGTGTGGCTAAAGGTGACTGCTGCCGCGGTGACAATTTTGGACGAGAGGACCGGG CTGGTGATACATTCCCATGAACCTGGGAACATACACTCCCTGACAAAGGACGAGTACGACCCTAGAGCCCTATCCTACATCTATAATGATGAAGGCACCCACGTTCTGTTCTACATCAAGATGGCCAATTTG GCAGACCCTGTTCTTGACGACATCAAAGAAGTCTGCCAAAGCTCAATAACACAAGGAGACCAAGTCACTGAGGTCAATAATTCATTAGCA AATTCTTCTGCCTTACTGCTATTTGATGAGAAGCTTGCTTCTCCTAAG GCCCTTGATGATATGGACCAGTTCAGTCCAATTCCTGCCTCTCCATCAGACCAACAACAGCAG ATCTCATCCAAGGATGAGCTGAGGGACATATTCTCCGTCAGCAGTCAAAATCCTTGCATGAATCAACAAG ACCTCCACTGTTTCCCACAAGGACCTCCACTGTTTCCCTCAAGGACTTCCACTGTTTCCATCAGCTCCTCAGAAATTCCCCACCCTACCTGGTCTGCCAGTCGCTGTGACACCATTCACCTCACTCGTCTCCGTACCGTGGGTCCAGCAGGGGCCCCGGCCAACCCTCTTGCCCAGTTCCAATGGCCCCTGGGGGGGCCCAGCCGTCTGGCTTTCCCAGCCTGGTATGACGGGATGGACCAGTGGAGCGGGTGGCATGATGCCGAATGGAGTCCCTCCAATGGGAGTAATCTCCCAACCTGGGAGGTTGTGGGGACAGAACACACTGAGCTCTCCCATCTCTTCTGCCCCCACCTACACATCCTATGCTACAGAGCGACACCAGCAGCCAGTCTCTCCAACCAGCTACATGTCCTATGGGACAGAGGGACACCAGCAGCCAGTCTCTCCAACCAGCTACATGTCCTATGGGACAGAGGGACACCAGCAGCCAGTCTCTCCAACCAGCTAC ATGTCCGATGGGACAGAGGGACACCAGCAGCCAGTCTCTCCAACTAG